A window of the Desulforapulum autotrophicum HRM2 genome harbors these coding sequences:
- a CDS encoding YfiR family protein produces MKKDKELVKRLKRIFGFAVLLMFLSISAIGNAVSQSMEEYAVKAAFVINFARYTQWPDESFAGPTEALKLCVLGNKTIQSAFQALNGKKINDRTLDVHFLDKAEDAGQCDMMFIGKGVDRTILLDTLAAVTGKPVLTIGETRTFINSGGIINFFSRKGRLHFEINEAIARKNHLKLSSRLLKLAIIVGDK; encoded by the coding sequence ATGAAAAAAGACAAAGAACTGGTTAAACGTTTGAAGCGGATCTTCGGTTTTGCTGTTCTGTTGATGTTCCTCTCGATTTCTGCAATTGGCAATGCGGTCAGTCAAAGCATGGAGGAGTATGCCGTAAAAGCCGCATTTGTAATTAATTTTGCCAGGTATACCCAGTGGCCGGATGAATCCTTTGCCGGCCCAACCGAGGCCTTAAAACTCTGCGTTCTGGGCAATAAGACCATTCAATCCGCCTTCCAGGCACTTAACGGTAAAAAGATCAATGACCGAACACTTGATGTGCATTTTCTGGACAAGGCCGAAGACGCTGGGCAGTGTGATATGATGTTTATCGGTAAAGGGGTTGATCGTACTATTCTCCTTGATACGCTTGCAGCCGTGACAGGTAAACCCGTGTTAACGATCGGTGAAACCAGGACGTTTATCAACAGTGGGGGGATTATTAATTTTTTCAGCAGAAAAGGACGGTTGCATTTTGAAATCAACGAGGCCATTGCCCGGAAAAATCATTTAAAATTGAGTTCTCGCCTTTTGAAACTTGCTATTATTGTGGGGGACAAATGA
- a CDS encoding TonB-dependent receptor plug domain-containing protein — protein MKNKNLFSFLFIIFTPFFLISLCFGANTTDLTQFSIEQLMEVQVTSVAKKSQGLSDSAAAIFVITNEDLRRSGVTNIPDALRMVPGMNVARIDSNKWAVNSRGFNGRFSAQLLVMIDGRSVYTPTFSGVYWEVNDVLLEDVDRIEVIRGPGATLWGANAVNGVINIITKSAKETQGGFVSAGAGNVEKTMAGFRYGGTTGKDITWRIYAKQNSRGAFEHLSGGDGNDDWKTTRTGFRMDSDLTARDNLTVQGDVYQGEINQDLFLISPTTPDSFMDTFPVETSVSGGNLLSRWERTLSSTSDLSLQVYYDTSRRTEDWINEDRDNVDIDFQHRFAPGARHEIIWGARYRYTQDDFSTSDKIDTAIVQLDSDSRCDQLYSAFIRDEILFLDNRLHLTLGSKFEHNDYSGFEIQPSARVMWSMNPSHKFWGAVSRAVRTPSKGRVTPQLPVWPTILPCWVHHLFPRDCPLRSTSLETKNLNRKR, from the coding sequence ATGAAAAATAAAAATTTATTTTCGTTCTTATTTATCATTTTTACACCCTTTTTTCTTATTTCCCTTTGTTTTGGAGCCAACACCACGGATCTGACCCAGTTCAGCATTGAACAATTGATGGAGGTACAGGTCACATCTGTGGCAAAAAAAAGCCAGGGACTGTCTGACAGTGCTGCCGCCATCTTTGTCATTACAAATGAAGATTTAAGGCGTTCCGGGGTTACCAACATTCCCGATGCCCTGCGCATGGTTCCGGGGATGAATGTGGCCCGCATTGACTCAAACAAATGGGCCGTCAACAGCAGGGGGTTTAACGGACGGTTTTCAGCCCAGCTCTTGGTTATGATCGACGGCAGAAGTGTCTATACCCCCACATTTTCCGGGGTTTACTGGGAGGTAAATGACGTACTCCTGGAGGATGTGGATCGCATCGAGGTTATCCGGGGACCCGGTGCCACCCTATGGGGGGCCAACGCGGTCAACGGTGTCATCAACATCATCACCAAATCGGCCAAGGAGACCCAGGGAGGCTTTGTCAGTGCAGGCGCTGGGAATGTGGAAAAAACCATGGCAGGTTTCAGGTACGGCGGCACCACCGGAAAAGACATCACATGGCGGATCTACGCCAAACAGAACAGCAGGGGGGCGTTTGAACATCTTTCCGGCGGTGATGGCAATGATGACTGGAAAACAACACGAACCGGATTCAGAATGGATTCAGATCTGACCGCCAGGGACAACCTGACCGTCCAGGGGGATGTATACCAGGGTGAAATCAACCAGGATCTCTTCCTGATCAGCCCAACCACCCCCGATTCTTTTATGGATACCTTTCCCGTTGAAACATCGGTGTCCGGCGGGAACCTGCTCTCCCGCTGGGAACGTACCCTTTCCTCAACCTCGGACCTCTCCCTCCAGGTGTACTACGACACCTCCAGACGAACAGAAGACTGGATCAATGAGGACCGGGACAATGTGGATATTGATTTCCAGCACCGGTTTGCCCCGGGAGCCAGGCACGAAATCATCTGGGGGGCCAGATACCGGTATACCCAGGATGATTTTTCAACTTCAGACAAAATTGATACTGCCATTGTACAGCTGGATTCAGACAGTCGATGCGACCAGCTTTACAGCGCGTTTATCCGGGATGAAATTTTGTTTCTGGATAACCGGCTCCACCTGACCCTGGGGTCAAAATTTGAACATAACGACTACAGCGGTTTTGAAATCCAGCCCAGTGCCAGGGTGATGTGGAGTATGAACCCTTCCCATAAATTCTGGGGTGCGGTTTCACGGGCGGTCAGGACCCCATCCAAGGGGAGAGTGACGCCACAGTTACCAGTCTGGCCTACAATTCTTCCCTGCTGGGTTCACCATTTATTCCCCCGGGATTGCCCGTTACGGTCAACGTCGTTGGAAACAAAGAATTTAAACCGGAAACGCTGA
- a CDS encoding EAL domain-containing protein, with protein MISDRHTQKKPLALVVDDDFSLRLTMGAALTKADFDVIEAENGRIALAMFKSQKPDLILLDVVMPEMDGFEVCTAIRNLPGGKYPQILMVTGMDDTDSTARAFEAGANDFIAKPINWVMLGYRAKYMLRAGQAFRELYLNENRLIKTQKLAKLGNWQIDLVNNVFSCSPEACSLQGLNPMDKPVTFDGFFEPIIANQQDMVKQTISNAVKAKENFSLNYQVMNLNGTQKHILNQGEVFVDDNGVPEIMLGVVQDLSQLKQAEERIRFLAFYDGLTGLANRMLFMDRLDTQIKKATRYNQKFALFFLDLDQFKKINDTLGHHIGDLLLKTVAETLKSCIRKTDTAARRDKDESGSMIARLGGDEFTVLLSDIKSPENSAIIAQRILDAIPEAYSIEGKEVSVTTSIGISVFPADGSTPETLLKNADSAMYHAKDRGKNNYQFYMESLNRAAIERFSMERDLKKSFARDELVLYYQPQIRFADRKIVGAEALIRWIHPHKGMIPPDKFIPLAEETGLVIDINKWVLKTASRQNDEWTRAGLNSIRVAMNLSGYKLATQNIIQDIKEALKTVKFDSKKLELEITENILMQDDDETMQIFQQIREMNISIALDDFGTGYSSLSYLTSFPVNTIKIDRSFIMGSALQVDNRVIIKAIIAMGHSLGKTIIAEGIETKEQFDLLKRYGCDEAQGYYLSPPIPADEFAKLLVKGFL; from the coding sequence ATGATTTCCGATAGGCACACTCAGAAAAAGCCCCTTGCCCTGGTTGTGGATGATGATTTTTCTTTACGTTTAACCATGGGGGCGGCACTTACCAAAGCTGATTTTGATGTCATTGAGGCGGAAAACGGTCGTATCGCCCTGGCCATGTTTAAATCCCAGAAACCGGATCTTATTTTACTGGATGTTGTTATGCCGGAGATGGACGGCTTTGAAGTATGTACAGCCATCCGCAATCTTCCCGGAGGAAAATATCCTCAGATCCTCATGGTCACTGGAATGGATGATACAGACTCAACCGCCCGGGCGTTTGAAGCCGGGGCAAATGATTTTATTGCAAAACCGATCAACTGGGTAATGCTGGGATACCGTGCAAAATATATGCTCAGGGCCGGTCAGGCCTTTCGGGAATTGTATTTAAATGAGAATCGATTGATCAAGACCCAGAAGCTTGCTAAGCTGGGGAACTGGCAGATTGATCTGGTAAACAATGTCTTTTCCTGTTCCCCCGAAGCCTGCTCTCTTCAGGGGCTGAACCCCATGGACAAACCGGTGACTTTTGATGGTTTTTTTGAGCCCATCATTGCCAATCAGCAGGACATGGTCAAACAAACCATCAGTAATGCTGTAAAGGCTAAAGAAAATTTTAGCCTGAATTACCAGGTAATGAATTTAAATGGTACTCAAAAGCATATTTTGAATCAAGGGGAAGTCTTTGTCGACGATAACGGCGTTCCGGAAATAATGCTGGGGGTTGTGCAGGATTTATCCCAATTGAAACAGGCGGAAGAAAGAATCCGTTTCCTCGCCTTTTATGACGGATTGACTGGTCTGGCGAATCGAATGCTGTTTATGGACCGGCTGGATACGCAAATTAAAAAGGCAACCCGCTATAATCAAAAATTTGCCTTGTTTTTTCTTGATCTTGACCAGTTTAAGAAAATAAATGACACCCTTGGACACCATATCGGGGATTTGTTGTTAAAAACAGTGGCAGAAACACTCAAATCGTGTATCCGAAAAACAGATACTGCTGCACGGCGTGACAAGGACGAATCAGGTTCAATGATTGCAAGGCTGGGGGGTGATGAATTTACAGTTTTGCTTTCCGACATCAAAAGCCCTGAAAATTCAGCCATAATTGCCCAACGCATTCTTGATGCGATTCCCGAGGCTTACAGCATTGAAGGAAAAGAGGTGTCCGTGACCACCAGTATCGGCATCAGTGTCTTTCCTGCCGATGGTTCAACACCTGAAACCTTATTGAAAAATGCCGATTCCGCAATGTATCATGCAAAAGACCGGGGAAAGAATAATTATCAATTTTATATGGAATCCCTTAACCGGGCAGCTATAGAACGGTTTTCCATGGAGCGGGATCTCAAGAAATCATTTGCCCGTGATGAATTGGTTCTTTATTACCAGCCCCAGATTCGTTTTGCTGACCGGAAGATTGTTGGGGCAGAAGCACTTATTCGATGGATTCATCCACACAAGGGGATGATTCCGCCCGATAAATTTATCCCCCTTGCAGAAGAAACCGGCCTGGTAATCGACATCAATAAATGGGTGCTTAAGACGGCATCCAGGCAGAACGACGAATGGACAAGAGCCGGTTTGAACTCCATTCGTGTTGCCATGAACCTTTCCGGATATAAACTTGCCACCCAGAATATTATACAAGACATCAAAGAAGCACTTAAAACCGTAAAATTTGATTCAAAGAAGCTTGAACTGGAAATTACTGAAAATATCCTGATGCAGGATGATGATGAGACCATGCAAATATTCCAACAGATCCGGGAGATGAACATAAGCATTGCCCTGGACGACTTTGGAACCGGCTACTCTTCGTTGAGTTACCTGACCTCTTTTCCCGTGAATACAATAAAAATCGATCGATCGTTTATAATGGGAAGCGCTCTGCAGGTGGATAATCGTGTTATCATCAAGGCCATTATTGCCATGGGTCACAGCCTGGGAAAAACAATTATAGCTGAGGGTATTGAAACAAAGGAACAATTCGACCTGCTGAAGCGCTATGGATGTGATGAAGCCCAGGGATATTATCTAAGCCCCCCCATTCCTGCAGATGAATTTGCAAAATTGTTGGTCAAGGGCTTTTTATAA
- a CDS encoding chymotrypsin family serine protease, with product MAAEVFNIQLAKVQEAKKANEEKILALPKIQGVGIGYKDIGGKETTDLCIKVYVEKKLSKKQLPDEEFVAETADGVKTDVEEVDCIEALAFTTRIRPVKPGYSMGHYKITAGTFGCLVRDVCSPCHIHILSNNHVLANSNVANIGDPILQPGRVDGGTYPADMVARLSRFIPIRFNNPTFYNLVDAALARPTDQRNVIASVVALGIPKGTVEAGLGMNVIKSGRTTQVTAGKVTGIDVTVSVGYGSGRVGYFRNQILTTNMSQGGDSGSLLISSSDKKATGLLFAGSSKVTIHNNIANVLMALGVEIVTA from the coding sequence ATGGCAGCAGAAGTGTTTAATATTCAGCTGGCAAAAGTGCAGGAAGCTAAAAAGGCCAATGAAGAAAAAATCCTTGCACTGCCAAAAATACAGGGCGTCGGCATCGGGTATAAGGATATAGGGGGAAAGGAGACAACCGATCTTTGCATAAAGGTTTATGTGGAGAAAAAACTTTCCAAAAAACAATTACCGGATGAAGAATTTGTGGCAGAAACCGCAGATGGTGTCAAGACAGACGTGGAGGAAGTCGACTGCATTGAAGCCCTCGCCTTTACCACCAGGATACGCCCAGTCAAGCCCGGCTATAGTATGGGACACTACAAGATAACCGCAGGAACCTTTGGCTGTCTTGTCAGAGATGTCTGTTCTCCCTGCCACATCCATATCCTCAGCAACAATCACGTTCTGGCTAATTCCAATGTTGCCAATATTGGTGATCCGATCCTGCAACCCGGCAGGGTGGATGGGGGGACATATCCGGCAGATATGGTTGCACGCCTGTCCAGGTTCATCCCAATCCGGTTCAACAATCCCACCTTCTATAATCTGGTGGATGCAGCCCTGGCAAGACCCACTGACCAGCGAAACGTTATCGCTTCGGTGGTTGCACTGGGAATCCCAAAGGGAACGGTGGAAGCCGGTTTGGGGATGAATGTGATAAAAAGCGGGCGAACCACCCAGGTCACTGCCGGAAAGGTTACTGGTATTGATGTTACCGTCAGCGTTGGGTACGGAAGCGGCAGGGTCGGCTATTTCAGAAACCAGATTCTGACGACCAATATGTCCCAGGGGGGGGATTCAGGATCACTTCTCATCTCCAGTTCGGATAAAAAAGCAACTGGATTGCTTTTTGCCGGTTCAAGCAAGGTTACCATTCACAACAACATTGCCAATGTGCTGATGGCACTTGGCGTTGAGATTGTAACCGCCTGA
- a CDS encoding response regulator, protein MNKEPRGWRWANLSIRTKLFLLLSLTAGVALLLVSTGLMINEKWNARENLVGELCSIADVVALNSGAAMAFDDEQAAKETLNSFAVKPEIAAAILYDKNGDTYSKYHRKGVDTGLLIADLNAAYPARQDIFKQLEKEGFVSHLFNGYIHILRPVFAQNVLVGAIHLVDDMQQVRNRLHTYYIVVAFIVVITLMVVLLLSNKSQKIFTRPLLELMQSIREVTIKKNYDVRVKKQGRDEFGTLIDCFNDMIGEIHARDEDLKMYSADLEKRVKLRTADLSQAKKALEAMVVTLEKAKETAEEASRAKSQFLANMSHEIRTPMNGVLGMAELLMETDLTEEQRRFSKTIQSSGSSLLAIINDILDFSKIEAGKLELETINFNLQILIDDVMQMLASRAHAKQLELAVLIPPETCIFLRGDPTRFRQVLTNLVGNAIKFTKQGEVVVQVATTVSDQNRVKLHVLIRDTGIGISQQDLQRLFSPFSQADGSTTRKYGGTGLGLAISKEIVALMGGDLHCESEPGKGSTFSFTVDFAASLETEKNRSRLNTANLKGHRVLVIDDNLTNREILKRQTSSWGMKPKSSDCGAKGIEELHLAQQKGEPFDLVLLDKDMPGMDGLEVAQQIKADSAIADTRLIMLTSVGAGNDAAQAKRNGISAYLNKPVPQADLHAAVIQIIGDHPKNRSDHMIDSTGIDQDKQLFNIHVLVAEDNLTNQNVAAAMLRLFGCRVDIVSNGREAVDAISKKSYDLVFMDCQMPVLDGYQATAAIRQFEKENGVEKNMPIIALTANALEGDRKKCLTAGMDDYLSKPFLKSQILSILKSWSPMGVNGDNVAGSKDLAGIKLVNEQGNDSGSIDQSMLIAIQELQIEGEPSIVDKVIKVYLESSTVLIAKLRKSLDVNDIEALQRNAHSLKSSSANVGAVKLSKMSKELEENCRFDHLENAPELITLIENEFVKVNEGLKMESFSHDFR, encoded by the coding sequence ATGAACAAGGAGCCGAGGGGGTGGCGGTGGGCGAATTTATCCATTAGAACTAAGCTGTTTCTTCTTCTCAGCCTGACGGCGGGAGTTGCCCTGTTGCTGGTATCAACCGGACTGATGATCAATGAGAAATGGAATGCCCGGGAAAATCTTGTGGGTGAGTTGTGTTCCATCGCAGACGTGGTGGCCCTGAACAGTGGGGCGGCCATGGCTTTTGATGATGAGCAGGCTGCAAAGGAGACCTTAAATTCATTTGCGGTAAAACCTGAAATTGCAGCAGCCATTCTGTATGATAAAAACGGTGACACCTACAGTAAGTATCACCGGAAGGGTGTTGATACAGGTCTTTTGATTGCCGATTTAAACGCCGCTTATCCTGCCCGACAGGATATTTTCAAGCAACTGGAGAAAGAAGGCTTTGTCTCTCACCTGTTTAATGGGTATATCCATATTCTCCGGCCTGTTTTTGCACAAAACGTATTGGTGGGTGCGATTCATCTGGTCGATGATATGCAGCAGGTCCGCAACCGACTTCATACCTATTATATCGTTGTTGCTTTCATAGTGGTCATTACGCTTATGGTCGTGCTTCTTCTATCCAACAAGAGTCAGAAAATTTTTACACGCCCCTTGCTTGAATTGATGCAATCCATAAGAGAGGTGACAATAAAAAAGAACTATGATGTGCGGGTAAAAAAACAGGGCAGAGATGAATTTGGAACATTGATCGACTGTTTCAATGATATGATCGGTGAGATCCATGCCCGGGATGAAGACCTGAAAATGTACAGCGCTGATTTGGAAAAACGGGTTAAATTACGCACGGCAGATCTTTCCCAGGCAAAAAAAGCGCTGGAAGCCATGGTTGTCACCTTGGAAAAGGCCAAAGAAACTGCCGAAGAAGCCAGCCGTGCAAAATCCCAGTTTCTGGCCAACATGAGTCATGAAATCCGTACACCCATGAATGGCGTCCTGGGAATGGCTGAATTGTTGATGGAAACAGATCTCACCGAGGAACAACGCCGGTTTTCCAAAACCATTCAGAGTTCGGGCAGCTCTCTGCTGGCAATAATCAATGATATTCTCGATTTTTCGAAAATCGAGGCAGGCAAACTTGAACTTGAAACCATAAATTTTAATCTGCAAATACTCATTGATGATGTGATGCAGATGCTGGCCTCCCGGGCCCATGCAAAGCAGCTTGAACTGGCTGTCCTCATTCCCCCGGAAACCTGCATTTTTTTGAGGGGAGATCCCACCCGTTTCCGGCAGGTTCTTACCAATCTTGTCGGCAATGCAATTAAATTTACAAAGCAGGGTGAGGTCGTTGTTCAGGTGGCCACGACCGTTTCTGATCAGAATCGAGTAAAGCTGCATGTCTTGATCCGTGACACGGGGATCGGCATCAGTCAGCAAGACCTTCAACGGCTTTTCAGCCCCTTTTCCCAGGCAGATGGGTCCACCACCCGCAAGTATGGGGGGACAGGTCTCGGGTTGGCCATTTCCAAGGAAATTGTCGCGTTAATGGGAGGGGATCTGCACTGTGAGAGTGAACCTGGAAAAGGATCCACCTTTTCCTTTACGGTGGATTTTGCAGCCAGCCTGGAAACCGAAAAGAACAGATCCCGACTCAACACAGCCAATTTAAAAGGGCATCGGGTTCTTGTCATTGATGATAATCTGACAAACCGGGAAATCCTCAAACGCCAAACCAGTTCATGGGGAATGAAACCTAAAAGTAGCGATTGTGGGGCCAAAGGGATAGAAGAACTGCATTTGGCCCAGCAAAAAGGAGAACCCTTTGATCTGGTACTCCTTGACAAGGATATGCCGGGTATGGATGGGCTGGAGGTGGCCCAGCAGATAAAGGCGGATTCGGCAATTGCTGACACTCGGTTGATCATGTTGACATCGGTAGGGGCGGGCAATGATGCTGCACAAGCGAAAAGAAACGGTATCTCAGCTTATTTGAATAAACCGGTTCCTCAAGCTGATCTGCACGCTGCTGTAATCCAGATTATTGGCGATCACCCTAAAAATAGGTCTGACCACATGATCGATTCAACCGGGATTGATCAAGATAAGCAGCTGTTTAATATTCATGTCCTTGTTGCAGAAGATAATCTGACCAATCAAAATGTTGCCGCTGCCATGCTTAGACTTTTTGGGTGCAGGGTAGATATTGTTTCAAACGGCAGGGAAGCGGTTGACGCCATATCAAAGAAATCCTATGATCTTGTTTTTATGGATTGTCAAATGCCTGTGCTGGACGGTTACCAGGCCACGGCAGCTATTCGGCAATTTGAAAAAGAAAATGGCGTGGAAAAAAATATGCCAATTATCGCATTAACTGCAAATGCCCTTGAAGGGGACAGGAAAAAATGTTTGACAGCCGGTATGGACGATTATCTGAGCAAACCTTTTTTGAAAAGTCAGATTCTGTCTATCCTTAAATCCTGGTCTCCCATGGGAGTCAATGGGGACAATGTGGCAGGTTCGAAAGATTTGGCGGGGATAAAATTGGTCAACGAACAAGGAAACGATTCTGGTTCCATTGACCAAAGCATGCTTATTGCAATTCAGGAACTTCAAATTGAAGGAGAGCCCAGTATCGTTGATAAGGTTATCAAGGTTTACCTGGAAAGTTCAACGGTTTTGATAGCAAAACTGCGAAAATCTCTGGATGTAAACGATATTGAAGCGTTGCAAAGGAATGCCCACAGCCTTAAATCAAGCAGCGCCAATGTAGGCGCGGTAAAATTATCCAAAATGAGTAAAGAGCTTGAAGAAAATTGTAGATTCGATCACCTTGAAAATGCCCCAGAGCTGATCACATTAATTGAGAATGAGTTTGTTAAGGTTAACGAAGGTTTAAAAATGGAGTCTTTTTCACATGATTTCCGATAG
- a CDS encoding TonB-dependent receptor domain-containing protein, giving the protein MPVTVNVVGNKEFKPETLIAYELGYRFIPNSKLSADFTVFCHDYRDLRTADLEFDGATLQQNFIMENNGKGETYGLELAMGYQFSDSFKADLAYGYSNEKLENKTAYGMSRHQVSLRGQFDLSAALDLNIWLRYVDETTAAYIFSATGEYDIDDYMTMDLRLGWKISPKFTVSLVGQNLLDGSHMEFVQESFSQPIEVPRSAYAMLSYRF; this is encoded by the coding sequence TTGCCCGTTACGGTCAACGTCGTTGGAAACAAAGAATTTAAACCGGAAACGCTGATTGCCTATGAGTTGGGGTATCGGTTTATCCCAAATTCCAAACTATCAGCAGATTTTACCGTTTTTTGCCATGATTATAGAGACTTGAGGACTGCAGACCTTGAGTTCGACGGGGCAACGCTCCAGCAGAACTTTATTATGGAAAACAATGGCAAAGGCGAGACCTATGGCCTGGAGCTGGCCATGGGGTATCAGTTCTCCGATTCTTTCAAAGCGGACCTGGCCTATGGATATTCGAACGAGAAGCTTGAAAATAAAACAGCTTACGGAATGAGCAGGCACCAGGTTTCCCTGCGCGGTCAGTTTGACCTCTCTGCAGCCCTGGACCTGAATATCTGGCTCAGATATGTTGATGAAACCACCGCCGCCTATATTTTTTCCGCCACTGGCGAGTATGACATTGACGATTATATGACCATGGACCTGCGTCTTGGCTGGAAAATCAGTCCAAAATTTACAGTTTCCCTAGTGGGCCAGAACCTTTTGGATGGCAGCCACATGGAATTTGTACAGGAATCCTTCAGCCAACCCATTGAAGTTCCAAGGTCGGCATATGCCATGTTAAGTTACCGGTTTTAA